Genomic window (Clostridia bacterium):
CAAGAGGAATATATATCTGCAAAAATATTCTCAATTCGCTTGCACCGTCTATTCTTGCACTTTCTGCAAATTCATCAGAAATTGATGCAAAAAATTGACGCATAAAGAATATTCCATAGACACCGATAGCTCCTGGCAAAATTACTGCCCATAAAGTATCATAAAAACCTGAACCGCCTTCTCCCAAAATTGAATTGCCACCTACAAGCGGAAACTTCCAAAGAACCATAAATGTAGGAATCAATGTAATAACGCCAGGAATCATCATAGAAGTCAGCATTATATTGAAAATGAGTTTATGTCCTTTGAATCTGATTTTGGAAAATGAATATGCTGCCAAAGAGCCAAAGAACAAATTTGTAAACATACCTACAAGCGTTACAAACACGCTGTTGGAAAATATCTTAAAAAACGGCATACTGTCCAAAACAGCTTTATAGTGCTCTAAGGTAAAGCTTGTGGGATACCATTTTACAGGCAGAGCCAAAATCTCTGTTTTGTTCCTAAATGATGTAATCAAAGACCAGTAAAAAGGCAACAGCATTATGACAGCAAAAAGTATCATTATTATATATAAAACTGTTTTTGCAGCCGCTTTTTTAAATAAAGCGCTTGTATGACTATTTACAGTTTTTTGTTTTATAACATTTTCTTTTATCATATCAACCTACTTTGTAATGTCTCTATCCAGTCTTCTTACAAGAAGCGTTACCACTATAATGATTACAAATAAAACAATGGATTGTGCTGCTGCATAACCAGCCTGAGACGCTGTGTTTCCGAATGAGTTTTGCCATATCAGATAAACAGGAGTCCAAGTTGCACCGCCAGGTCCGCCTTGAGTAAGTACATATACCTGGTCATATAATTGAAACGCTCCAATCA
Coding sequences:
- a CDS encoding carbohydrate ABC transporter permease, which encodes MIKENVIKQKTVNSHTSALFKKAAAKTVLYIIMILFAVIMLLPFYWSLITSFRNKTEILALPVKWYPTSFTLEHYKAVLDSMPFFKIFSNSVFVTLVGMFTNLFFGSLAAYSFSKIRFKGHKLIFNIMLTSMMIPGVITLIPTFMVLWKFPLVGGNSILGEGGSGFYDTLWAVILPGAIGVYGIFFMRQFFASISDEFAESARIDGASELRIFLQIYIPLVLPGLMTLGIFTFQSGWNNFMWPNIVLNSEQNYLLTMTFKNFTTSTRVDYGPLMAVSIMMAVPIMILFVFAQKYFINGVALGGVKE
- a CDS encoding sugar ABC transporter permease; the protein is LQNIPAQLYEAAKLDGANRAVTFFRITLPIILPTMYFILTMTLIGAFQLYDQVYVLTQGGPGGATWTPVYLIWQNSFGNTASQAGYAAAQSIVLFVIIIVVTLLVRRLDRDITK